The Brienomyrus brachyistius isolate T26 chromosome 7, BBRACH_0.4, whole genome shotgun sequence DNA segment TCTATTTTGGTTTCATCTGACCATATGACATTCTCCCAATCTTCTTCTGGATCATCCAAATGCTCTCTAGCAAACTTCAGACGGGCTTGCACATGTACTGGCTTAAGCAGGGGGACACATCTGGCACTGCATGATCTGAGTCCCTGGCGGTGTAGTGTGTTACTGACGGTGGCCGTTGTTACTttggtcccagctctctgcaggtcatTCACTAGGTTCCCCCGTGTGGTTCTGGGATTTCTGCTCCCCGTTGTCGTGATCATTCTGACCCCACGGGGTGAGATCTTGCGTGTAGACCCAGATCGAGGGAAATTATCAGTGGTGGTGTATGTCTTCCATTTTCTAATAATTGCTCCCACAGTTGATTTCTTCACACCAAGCTGCTTACCTATTGCAGATTCACTCTTCCCAGTCTGGTGCAGGTCTACAATTTTGTTTCCGGTGTCCTTCGACAGCTCTTTGGTCTTGGCCATAGTGGAGTTTGGAGTACGACTGTTTGAGGTTGTGGacaggtgtcttttatactgctaAGGAGTTCAGACAGGTGCCATTAATACAGGTGACGAGTGGAGGACAGAGGAGCCTCTTACAGAAGAGTCAGTGAGAGCCAGAAATCCTGCTTGTTTGTAGgtgaccaaatacttattttccaccatactttgcaaataaattctttaaaattcaGTCAATGTGATTATCTGGATttctttttctcattttgtctcTCGTAGGTGATGTATACTTATGGTGCAAATTACAGGCCTCTCATCTTTTtaagtgggagaacttgcacaattgGTGGCTGAcgaaatacttttttgccccactgtattttatgaaatatttttacaACTCAATCACTGGTCCTtccttaataataaatatattaagtAGCTTTGGGCATGTCTGCATAGAAGCAGTAATGGcaattccagaggtgtgagcgaTGGGTAGACTTGTTCTCAGGCCACGAGCTTGGTGATTCAAGCACAGGTGGCGAAATTTGATCAAGCAAATGCAGAGGCTCTTAAGGTGCCCAACAATGGCCCTAATTCTGTGTCAAACGAGCCAGGAAAATAAGGCTAGTGAGCTTCCGGCTGTGGCATTGATAACAGGATCTGACACTCTCTCCGGTTTCCATTTTGTCCTCACCTGCTGTAAAGTCTTGACTGATTAAGAGCtggtcttgtgtgtgtgtttttttttttgtgcgtcTGGACTTTAGTCTTCAGGCCCAGTAGCAGTATGGAAAGGGGCTGTATGTGTTGTGTTTGCGTCAGTGTAGTGTTGTGGTATATAAGATAATGAGGCAGGATAAATTGACCTTTCTACAGGTAAATACATTTGATCTGTCTACTGAAAACCTGTGGTTTCTCCTGGTTGTCGTGAGACCGGTGTCTTTCCTGTTTTGCCCTGTTGACGTTTCGTCCTGATTGGCTCCCACTCCAGGTGGACCACGCCAAGTCCCTGCACTACGTGGGTGCGGGGGTGGCCTTCCCCGCTGGTCTGCTCTTCGTGTGCCTGCAGTGTGTGCTGACATACCGCATCGCCGTCACCGCGCTCGACTACTGGATGGCGCATGTCCGCGTGGCGCTGGCATTTGGTGCCCTTGTCTCCTTGGTGCTCAGTATCCTTCCTAGTCTCGTTCTCCCCAGAAGGTCTAGGCTGCCTGGTCCACCTTGGTCTGAATACAAGTGCAGTTGCAAGGCTTGGAGTTGGAGAACACTAAACCTGGCAACCTTTACAATTTTATTCATGTCCCTTTTTAGCATTGTCTAgtacaggggtggccaatcttatccacaaaaggccggtgtgtatgcaggtttttggggttaaCCTGTATGTCAGCTGgtaaaacccaggtgtgagggctcttcagccaatcagtcctctaattagtaatctaattagggagttgcagcgaaaagctgcacacacaccggccctttgcagataagattggccaccgctGGTCTAGTATATGTTAAAGAAATGTAAAGTTTACTACTActgctgctgcttttgcatgcGGTGTGCCGTGTCTGTAATCAATTTTAACAAAAGTGAGTAAGGAGAACAGGAGAGCGAACAGGAACTGGTTATGAAGACATTCGTCGACCGtagtatggaaatattttgaaaCTAAACAAGTGATTTGTCACCCCTACTTCGTGTCTGTTGGCACAACTCACGACAACAGCACCTTCAACACTTCTATTTGGCTACatttaattttcttatatttaatcTTAAACATTGCAAAAAACTTCAAATATTTTCAAAAATTAGAACTCTTTCCaatttcattcagccttactcTAAGCATACAAAACGTTCAGGAAACGCCTAATATTATGTGGTCGTGTACCATATTATGGAGATGATGCCACAGGGCTAGTCCTCATTTTAACAGCAATTATTTTGAGATACATGAACTGTAGAAAGTAAATTAAGTCAAAGTGATGAGAAAGACAGGCTAGGCTACTCTGAGACGCTAAATGGGACATATCTAAGGCTCGCATTGTCTGTCACACCTAAATGCCTTCTTTTAAGACGTAGTTGCATTGCAGTCGTGCCAGGGCAATATTTAAGTTCTGTTTTGGACGACGTCCGTATTCTCGTTCGCTTTTAATGTGAAGCGATTCCACATGAACGATGCTTTCACTCTTTGTTTGGACACTCGTCCACTATGCGCCGTCTTTCTTCCACCATATTGCAGAGGAAGATCTTAATCTATTTTTTTAGAGTTTAATCCGATTATCGTGACGGCTCTAGTTTTCATCAGTTCTTCCCATAGATCTACCTGAGATCTCTGATCTGTAATTAAATCCCATTGATAATTCCCATGATTTCTGGatattggtgcagttaattttgGATAAAtattggggaaggggagggTGAATAATCGTGGTcttgagcagtgacagacagggcTTAAACAAAAAGCCTCTCTTCACAGTGTGGGGTCCTGGGATATCTGGGCTGATGTGCTCCGTCTTATGTGGGTTCAGATAGTTTCCCTGATGGATGCCATTGTCCATCTTTGAAAACACGTCTCGCCTGTTTTGAAGACTTTGTCACATCCACCCTTTACTTTGTTTCTTCTTCATGTCTCACTACAGCTAAGTATGCATTGTATCAAACGTTGTTTTTGATTACTGAAACCAGAACTACCAGCTATTACATGTCTGTAGATGCTTCTAAACTACCGTTCTATTATAGGATAATCTGTAGAGTCATAGTAAGTTAATTAGTCACATTAAAATAAACACCCTGTGATTCATACTGTAGAAAAATACCTGATGACATTCAGCTGGTAGAGTCTGGCTTGGTGACCTCACCAACAGGTCACACCAGTGGTTTTGGGGTGTTCTCCTTGACAGCACCTCCCCTACCCTAAGGTGGTATCTTCTTCATCCACGAGAGCTTCGTCCTCCAGCATGCCGCTGCCATATGCGAGTGGGTCTTCACGGTGGACATCCTCGTGTTCTACGGCACCTTCACCTACGAGTTCGGTGCCGTTAACAACGAGACCTTGATGGCCGCCTTGCAGCACAGCCACCACAGGGGCTCAGGGGTGATGATGGGGGCCAGGGGCCGGCCCGGGACGCTTGGGGCTGGCGGGTGTGGGAGCAGTGGTGCCAAAAGTCTGAAgtcaccagggggcagcagcacaTCAACCCACCTCAACTGCAACCCGGAGAGCATCGCCATGCTGTAGCCTGGTAATCCTGTCACGTCTTTACCGGAATTCTTTTACTCACAGAGTGATATGATCTTTCTCTTTGATTGGGTGTTCCCTGACTGAAAGGCAAACACGTAAATGAAGGCTGTTTCTAATATGCCACTGGAATTCTGAAATTAATTACAGCTGAGTAACGCAGGTACACGGTGACAGATTATTAAAAAAGAAtgttgagggaaaaaaaacaggcctCATGATGGTCCgaacatttaaattttttataatggattattttattattgttatttttaatgtttttcaaACTTAAGATATCCACAAGACTCTCTGTTATATAGTGTTTGTTGTGGCTGAGGTCCGTCTCACAACTTTGTATTAAAAAGGCGTATAAAATAACTGCATATGATATGATTTTGCGTTAATATGGGCCCCAACCTTTCCCTTAACTTTGGGCggggaaaataattgcacaccatTGCCAAACCGGACCTGAACCCTGCCTTTGAAGTCGACAAGAAGCCTTGTTAGAGAGTGATGTGTGATATTACTTGGAAGACTGGCTTGTATATTGACGCCATTTATTCTATTTATAAAGAGGGTTTATAAGGAAAGCTTATATCGCATATATAATAGAATATAAAGCGTTAAACTAAGTGTTCGTTTCAGAGTTTAGTTTCCGTACACAGTTTGGAATGATGCGGAGCGTTTCGCTGTTTTAGGCTTTTAATTCCGTGTGGCTTCCTCACACCTTGGGTACATTGGTATAGGTATGGGCTCCATGCTACATAATCATGATTTATGTGCCAAGTTACTGCTTCCAGGATTCGTAGCTGGCTGTATGTTTTGGGTCTGCTGTAATGCAATTTAGGGTATCGGTGTTCACCCTGAACAACAAAACGGCTTGGTAAGTAAGTATTTTTGAGGGTCGCTGTGTTTGTGAACTGTACGCGGTcagcatgggtgggggggggaataaaatgGCTACACCGGGACCTGTGCCAGACACGGCCACTTACGGGGACCGGCGCTCGCATCTCCTGTCGGTGTGTGACGTTAAAAATGATGCCTaatgtttatcattattattatcactaCTATGGAAAAGTTGCATATTGAGAAAGTGTTAATGCGCACATTTATTCTTGTTCTGAGTGGGTGCTGAGTCTGATTAATATTTTTTGCCCAGACTTGGCTGCTCTTTTCGATTTGCTGTGTTGCCTTTTTCACCTCCGTGTCTGGCGCAGAAGCCCCTCTGTTCACACGGCTCACACCGGTCCTGCGATAACATTTCAGAGCCGATAATTAGTGCCGGAGACTGCATAAGAGATGCAGTCGGAGCGTAGCGTTTCATTTAGCGCCATTTATTTCTAGTGTCGCTGGAGCTTTGAGACCTAATGGCATTTGAAGGCTCTGTTGGTGGGTGAGGGTGACTGCATAACGGAGGTTTAAGGACATATTTAGTGTAACTGTACCAGATAATGCAGCAATATTTAACCCTTGTTTCCTCGCATAGAGTCTGATGTCCTGCATTGATTATGGTCACCGCGTTTTTGGGCTCCAGGCTGGTTCCTTGGAAAAGTTATGTGGCCACGTTATTTTATGTATTCTTTCACTGTTTAGAGACCTCGCCACTGTGACTAGCGATACGATGAGCGCGTTGTAGGTGAGATCGCTGGATAAGCGATGTGGGCCTTTGTTGCTATTGCGCCACCTAGAGGTCCCTATATGCCAGTGTAGGTGACAGCTAATTGCTGGTTTGAGGAATTGCGTCCAGTTGGTTGAGTGTCAAACAGGGATTTGTTCAATTATTTTTATGTTACTAACGGTTTTAGAATCAACTTGTTGCTATGGTGTTTCTTTATTCCAGGCATCATAACATCGTTTTTTGGCAAATACTGACCGCCAACAAAGAAGCCTTTTTGGTGTCTGGAATATGGCCTACCTCTCAGTGTTTGAGGCCGTCTCTGAGCAATTGAAAGGGAAACCGTTTACGTTAGTGTGCAGTTGTGGGTCAGAACATTTTAATATGTGCAGGGACACATttgcatgttgttttttttttttttttttggaaccccacagtcacacatgcaaacaaatGGAATGTTTGTATGTCTACGTTAGTCAACTAAAATTTTGTTTCCTGTTCACTATTACCTGTGGTTAACTAGGGGTTTTTTTGTTTCTTCAAGAATACAGAATACAATATTTAAAtagagaatattttctttaacaGATTTTAGTACACTgatcagttttttttaatgttatgtCGTCCTcctcttgatcttgattttgctTTTTCAAATGTAATGTCTTGATTTATGGGTAAGAAAACAGTTTTTCTGCAGCAGTGCAGTATTTTTAATGCCTGTGGGAGAAATGTGTCACGCTTGAAAGAACTTTATTTCCGCATTTGAAATCGGTGACATTCCTCCACGTCATGTCGCTGGATCTGCCGCATGGCCACATTTCAGGCGAAATCTTCAAGATTTTATATCCGGGTTGTATGTGAGTAGCTCGTTCTTTTTTTTGTCGTTCCTCCGTTCTGTGGAGATCCAGAGCCTTTGCACCTCAGAAGGCCATGCCGTGTTGCTGGGAATCCTGTGCGCCCCATGTGAGGGACATCCACACCCAGTGCTTTTTATTTATCATCTTTGTAAAGCTGCAGGGGTCCTCTCAGCGTCAGCTGACCCGTCACTCCGTAACCTGTGTGACCTCCTTATGTGCCGACCATCGGGACACGTTTTACAGTGTGTGCCAACTACTCGCACTAATTAGTTTTACTATTAttgttgtttattattttttgtcaCCACCATTGTGATACGGCagttcttttaaaatatttttttaggcATTAAAATCTGTTTTTGCACATGATCGCTTGCAGCTCACAGCGATGACCTGGGGATTTGGTTTGCATGTTAGATCAGGATGGTGCACTAATTGTTAGCTTGCTGAATACAGGTGTGAGCGAGGACACGCCCACCTGTGTGTAGCACGGCAAGCTGACGGGAATACAAACTAATGGCAGTGTAATACAACTAATCCGATTTTGGTGGGTGGAGTTTTTAATGCTAATTCAGTCTGTATCTCTTTCTACTTTAAGTGGGATTTAAAATTAAGTTATTGgtggttttatttttactttttctttCATCTTTGTGTAATTTTTTGAAGTTCTGTCATGAACACCAAATGTCAAAGCGTCACATtatatttttctttccttttgtaATCACTTATAAATGTGATTTAGTATTTTTTCTGTTGCCAGATTTCTATTCCAGAattcaaataaacaaacagcatATTAAGAGTAAtaaagttgtcattttttgAGTCCAGTGACCTTGCATGATGGACAGATTTGTCACATGCTTTGTACATACCCAGGTTGTGAAATATCCCTCTGTGGAAattaataatgcattttttttaaatcctcttTCTTGAAAAATAGTATCAAATGAACCTCTCTACTGTAACATGATTCATATCAGAAAAAGGACGGAAAACACGCATGCAGTAACCTCACCATGGAAAAGCACTACCTGGTCTGGGTGTGCACTGTGATTCAATGCGATAAGGAAGTATAGAAGTCTTACTCATTAAGCTGCTCCAACCCTGTTATTTGGCAGGACAAAGTCCACTGTCTGTCCTCCATTGTACTAGAGCAGCGTTTCCATGTTTGTGGTTTTTCAGGTGAGGTTGTGGGCAGTTCAACTCTGCCTCATTTGAATGGGTGGGTTATAAAACTAATTATATACAGTAGTCAAAGTACTTGAAGTTGCTTAGAAACAATTTACATTACCAAAAACTGCAATTAAGGAGAGGTTTCTTCTGAAGAATTCCAGAATTTCCCAccaggatcaataaagtccatTTTAATCTTAATCAAACTTGTGAAATGGACAATATTGCACTTGTTTATAGTACAAAGGATATATTAAATAACATTTCAGTTTTATGTACTATTCATAGATAATAGAAATTCAATTACAAACACAAATTGACCATTTGAATAACAAATTTCGTGATGGGACCGCCAGTGACCTAAAGTCCGGCTTCCTCCTCATATGTTATAGTACAGGGAACCAAAAACCAGTCAGTAATTCAGCAGAGAAGTTTccttaaatttccaaaactcactacgTTTGAAGAAATGGAACTCGCTTATCCCGTGGACTGCGCGAGTTTCAGAAATTGTACATGGATATTCTATGTAAGAAAAAAATTAACGGTCCATATCCAATTGAGCTAAGTTTTTAGTGAGTTTATGCCCTTAATATGTTATTTATATACACTGTACACCTCTGGATGCAGGGACTTTTGATTTGGTTACATATATCTTGAACAAGAGAACATTGTTGTTAGAAAAAGTGGCAGTGCTGCCGGACTTGTAACAGCATTGTACCATTTCATATTCAAGTACATGGACTCCCCCTTCTCAATGGCAAACATAGAGCCCCATTACCCATCTGCCCTTTTCTCTGATTCTCCATGTCGGCCTGCGCAGTTGACTGACTTCAGCTCTCTGCTAGGTCCCACCGAGAGACGTGCTGTTCGGTTGAGCTTTCCCAAGCTCTGAGTGTGAACTGTTCAATGCAGTGGCTACCACGATAATGAGGATTAACACCACAGCCACACCAATAACTGCAAACAGCACCCTCATCTTCCTCAGCTGCCATTGGGTCTGCTTCTTTACCTTCTTTGATGTCCTGGAGAAGACCTTACTCTGGTGAGGTGGTACGTGGTCCAGCCAATAGCAGCAAGAATGCAGGGAGACAAGACACACCACCGTTAACAAAAGAACATATGAAATTTACacacgagaggaggccattcggcctaaCATGCTCATATGGGGAGAACCTAACTAATAGTTAAAgttattaaaatcttatctagctctgatttaaaaggacccaaggttttagcttgcactacactaacaggtctattccatactctaaccacACGCTGTGTAAGAAACATAAAAGTCGATCGCAAGTGTCCAATGAATTTCTTTGTGCAGTTTTTGATACGTCATTCTCAAAGAAGAAACACAATCCCAGCAGGCTGCGTGTCCATTCACAGGGCTGCTAGAAATGCGATGAAATCGTGGATTTAGAATCTTGCCGTTTTTCTTATAAAATCCTTGTGCAGTGAAAGTCGGGCCTAACTTTTCTAAAATAATACTTCAATGTCCTCAAATCTGATGTGCCATTTAGAGGAACTGATGCAATCGCTAAATAATAAGACTAAGGCTATCTAAAGACACATCAGCGCAAATCacacatccatcttccaaaagcTTTTgctggctgggggggcagcacagggcacaagatgGAAGCTCATCAAAGGgtacattcatacactacagaTAGGCTTAACTGGTATCTCGAAAACTAACTACACGTTTTCATACACGTTACTAGCTTGAGCAAACCCATACTACACTGGGTGAACAAGAAAActctacacaagcagagtagaAGTGGGATTCAAACACACTTGCACTGGGGGTAACAGTGGTACCTGCAGAGTCTCTCTGACACCCATAAATGTTACACAAACGAACCTTCGGACCACTTCCAGGGGTCTGCTAACTTCCCTTACTACAGATGACGTCAGTGTTCataatttaaaatgtacaatCATAATTAATGGGAGATTCACCCGGAGGAAATActgccttaaaaaaaaaagagaaaaaacattaaaatggcaTCTGTCCTTAAAAATATTCTCTGGATAAATTCACCTAAAGCCGATATTCTTGCCACAACCAAAAGAGTTAGATGCATTGAGAGTCAGTTTTGCAGCGGGACAAGCTGcagcatgacaaaaacaaacgaaaaaaaaactaacaaaatttGATGTCAGAAAACCCGGATCTTCATAGCCTGAAAGTTCTATAAACAATACTGGGCAAAAATTCCTGCAAGGAGATCGGACTGACTGATTACATCAGCTACAGCTGTTTTTGATAAAGTACATGCCGCTTCTTGTTGGACTAAAATTTTGCTTCTGTGTATAATGATATGTGAATTTCTGCAGCTTTAACATTGTTAAACCATTTTTCTTGGATGGAATTGCAAGGGTGCTTGGTACCTCTCCCTGGCAGAATGCctggcaggggtacaccctggacaagacgccagtccatcgcaaggcataTCCATGCACTCATGCAATCTAACACTGACAGCAATTTAAAGAAGCCAGTCACTATAACTGCACATCTGTCTGTTATCAGAGTAAACCTGTGAAATATAATAATGGACAAATTGCACGTATGCTGAGAGAACGTAGAATTCAATCACCCAACCCTAGTGCTGTGGAGCAACACTAATGTACTCCAAACATAAGCATGTTTTGACCAATAAAAAAGGAAACAACattttgcctgttttttttagATTGCTTATTAATGGGGATGTTAGAATCTATGACATTACCCATATAATTCATGAAGGTCAGTCAAAAGAGCCACATATATTCAATAAGATATTGGCGTCTCATAACTCAAAAGTTATCTAATAAAGCCTGGCCCTGAAAGGCACTTTGCAGGAGAGTCTTTGGTGCAGCAGATTTGTCTAGTAGGTACGCCAGACGAGGCCGGTCCACAGAGGTAGAGGAGGTAGTGATATTTATAGATTAAATTATGAAACAGATCACTTCAAAATAACTCATTACAAAAATGCTattgtcatttaaaaatatatgtttcTAAGGTGAGATGTTTCCGTTTGTGAACTTTAAGACACCTTTCCAAAACTCTCTCTCAAGATGACATCAGGATGCAAACTAATATGTGTTACACTTTTCCTCTATGCTGGCCCAATGCACGATAATAAACGAAAATTTGACATTTTCTGGCTTCCATTTTCAGGGACAAAAATGCTTATCTACCTAATCTAATCTATCAACCATGAACCCTGAGGTTCAATAAGGACCCACGGACTTACTCACTAGCAGAGTAAATGTCAGTTGTAGTTCTACAGTCACAGGGATACAGTGTTTAGACAACattccagtcccaccttcataCTGAGATCCTTGGCCCGGTCTTCAAGGTCCAATAATTTGCCTGCCCTCTCCTCTTCCTTGCTGAGGTTGTCAATCATAATGACCTTCACTTCCTCCACatcatccagaacctgctgcaTGTGACTGGTCCCACCCACCTATCAAGAGCACAAGAATGTTATGGTATAGAGCAGACGCTGCCAATGTTATCCACAAAGGGTTGGTGTGTCGGCAAATTTTTGGGTTAAACCCAaatatgaggactcttcagccaatcagtcgtCTAATTAGTAATCAGGGAGGTGCAGAAACAGGCCtgtctggataagattggccattcCAGCCATACAGAGTGAACCTGaccatataataataatcaagAGTGGCACTGAGCTTGGTATGGAAGGTCAGCCAGTGTTTAAAGTCCAAACAAATAACGTGTTTGGACAGAGCACTAACATTGGCTGTTGTACTGGTATTTGCAAATATGTAGCTTTTCGGCCTTTATGTCTCTTAGTATCATTGTGCTAAAAGAATGGGAAAAGAGCagtgaataaaaataatattaataattgcGTGTTGTCTACCGCACGAGCCTATGTCCTAGAATCATAACTGAAGACATTACTTTACGTCACCTCTGTTTTCACAAAAGATTTCTCAAGCACTCAAGCTGCATGTTTTGTAAACTTGGTGGAATTTATTATTGAAACGCTTCCGTTCCTACCAAGGAAACGTGTTTATAAGACGTTCCCGCACGAACTCGTTTTTAATGTAAGGTAAAATCCTATATTCCTGACTTTTTCCCAGTCATTATGCTTCGTTGCAAATGTAATAAGTCATTgtaaaatcattatttaaaagcTGCTCATATGCTCAAGGTGCAACATCATGCCTTAATGcatttccttccttccttttgCCGATAGGTATTTCCCGTCGATATTACAGTTGCGCATATTTGGGAATTCCCAACGAA contains these protein-coding regions:
- the LOC125745676 gene encoding transmembrane protein 150A-like, coding for MTAWIVLPVSLSAFSITGIWIVYAMAVMNHHVCPVENWSYNLTCVEETAKPGFPKTCCTLQDIPLISKCGSFPPESCLFSLIGNVGAFMVVMVCLLRYAQVIEHSHRCWINTSALVSGFTNALGLVMVGNFQVDHAKSLHYVGAGVAFPAGLLFVCLQCVLTYRIAVTALDYWMAHVRVALAFGALVSLVLSGIFFIHESFVLQHAAAICEWVFTVDILVFYGTFTYEFGAVNNETLMAALQHSHHRGSGVMMGARGRPGTLGAGGCGSSGAKSLKSPGGSSTSTHLNCNPESIAML